Part of the Sphingobium sp. TKS genome is shown below.
ATCGCAGCGCGCGCGCCGGTCATCTGAGCTTGCACCAGCTGAAGATCATGTCGGCGGTTGAATATTGTCGTACGTCAGCGATGGGCGGGCATGTGGAAGCCTGCACAGACTGTGGTCATTGGCGCATCGCCTATAATAGCTGTCGCAACCGGCACTGCCCAAAGTGCCAAAGCGCAGCCGCACGCACATGGCTGGCCGAGCGCGAAGCCGACCTGCTGCCGGTCGGCTATTTCCATGTCGTCTTCACCCTTCCCGCTGAGGTCGCTTCCATCGCGCTGCAGAACAAGAGGGAGCTCTACGACCTGCTGTTTCGTGCCGCATCTCAAACCATGCAAACCATCGCTGCTGACCCAAAACACCTCGGCGCGCGCATCGGCATCACGGCGGTGCTCCACAGCTGGGGTTCAGCCCTGACCCACCATCCGCATATCCACATGATAGTGCCCGGAGGCGGGCTCTCGCTCGACGGCGAACGTTGGATCTCAGCCCGCCCGGCGTTCCTGCTACCCGTGCGCGTATTGGGAGCTCTTTTCCGCCGCCTGTTCCTGACGCGGCTCCTCGATCTCCACCAGGCCGGCAAGCTTGGCTTCTTCGGCGGTATGGCACATCTCGCCGACCGCCGGGCTTTCCTGCGTCACCTGTCTCCGGTGCGAAAGAAGCGCTGGGTGGTCTATGCCAAGCCACCCTTTGCCGGTCCCGAAGCGGTACTCGCCTATTTGTCGCGCTACATCCACCGCGTGGCCATTTCGAACAGCCGGCTTCTCGCCTTCGACGGGGACAAGGTCGTCTTCCGCTACAAAGACTACCGCCGCAACGGCACAGACCGGCAACAGGTCATGACGCTTGCCGCCGAGGAGTTCATTCGCCGCTTCCTGCTGCACGACCTGCCCAGAGGCTTCCATCGTATCCGTCATTACGGCCTGCTCGCCAGCGGTGCTCGAAGGGAGAATCTCGAACGGGCTCGCCGCCTGCTGGGGACGGAGCCACCCGCCGCCGAAGAAATGCCGCCGGACGCTTCAGGCTCATGTCCGCCATGCCCATGCTGCGGTGGCAACATGGTCATCATCGAGACCTTTGAGCGACGGTATCACCCACGCGGACCGCCATCTCCGCCGGCGCCCACCGGGAGAACAACGTCGTGACCCGGCGCGGCATATCGTTTCCACCCTCCGAAGGCCTTGTGCTCCGGAGGACCGCTACGCTCGTGCCTCGTCACCCGAAAAGCAGACGAAGTCGCCTCATAAGCGGACCGTCTTCATTGAGACGACCGTCAGAGGTGCTCAAAAACCGCCGGTCTGCTTTCGATACCGTCCACTTTGGGGCAGACATCCATCACCCCAAGGCTCGCGCAAAACGCAAATCCCCATAGATCACGCGCGGGAACCGCGGGTTCGGGCACCGTCGACTTTCTGACGCCTCACGGCGTCTGAAACTCTCAACGATTGCGGACAGGCAGACTTCCGTCAGGCGACTAGCGGAAGCAGACGGCGCGCGACGCGGCACACCTTTTCCAAAAAAATCGTGTATGTCCGGGAAGTTTGGGCCGATGCCCGCATACGCCGAATGCGTCGCAGTGCTCCGGGAAGAC
Proteins encoded:
- a CDS encoding IS91 family transposase, with protein sequence MRTSLEVADIFRSAGPAYRSARAGHLSLHQLKIMSAVEYCRTSAMGGHVEACTDCGHWRIAYNSCRNRHCPKCQSAAARTWLAEREADLLPVGYFHVVFTLPAEVASIALQNKRELYDLLFRAASQTMQTIAADPKHLGARIGITAVLHSWGSALTHHPHIHMIVPGGGLSLDGERWISARPAFLLPVRVLGALFRRLFLTRLLDLHQAGKLGFFGGMAHLADRRAFLRHLSPVRKKRWVVYAKPPFAGPEAVLAYLSRYIHRVAISNSRLLAFDGDKVVFRYKDYRRNGTDRQQVMTLAAEEFIRRFLLHDLPRGFHRIRHYGLLASGARRENLERARRLLGTEPPAAEEMPPDASGSCPPCPCCGGNMVIIETFERRYHPRGPPSPPAPTGRTTS